In the Larimichthys crocea isolate SSNF chromosome XXI, L_crocea_2.0, whole genome shotgun sequence genome, one interval contains:
- the LOC104937279 gene encoding aminopeptidase N produces MGKGFFISNTVGIVGLVLSVAALSTIIALSVVYSQEKAKNNNISPTDGGTTSRPPDITTTPTPSNEPWDKYRLPKSLVPDHYNVTLWPRLAPNLTTGLYIFTGESSVEFECAEETDLILIHSNKLNYTKDNNGHLATLTSMSGDPAPTIKNSWPKPETQYLVVELNGKMIKGHRYRLFTKFTGELADDLGGFYRSVYMENGEKKVVATTQMQPTDARKAFPCFDEPAMKAVFHITLIHDQGTVALSNGEEKESKIINIEGHELQQTVFKPTEKMSTYLLAFIVSDYDFVNNTIGGVLIRIFARKSAIAAGQGQYALNKTGPILKFFENYYNSSYPLPKSDQIALPDFNAGAMENWGLITYRETALLYDESFSSNSNKQRIATIIAHELAHMWFGNLVTLRWWNDLWLNEGFASYVEYLGAHDAEPDWNVKDLIVLSDVHRVFAVDALASSHPLSSKEEDIQKPAQISELFDAISYSKGASVLRMLSDFLTEEVFTKGLQTYLAEFAFGNANYTDLWKHLQMAVDANKTELPDSVQNIMNTWVLQMGFPVVTIDTTTGAVSQKHFLLDPDSNVTTESPYNYEWIVPIKWVKTGVVQTQQWLKTQSATIIEMKTTGNDWVVANLDVVGYYRVNYDQDNWDRLLNCLSTDHKLIQVINRAQLVDDAFNLARAKIILTVQALNTTKYLINETEYMPWESAVNNLDFFYLMFDRSEVYGPMQDYLRSRVLPLFNYYKEITSSWKTVPDGHMDQYNQVNAISLACRTGYMECQGLATSWFKEWMDTEVNPIHPNLRSTVYCNAIAAGGAEEWDFAWAKFNNSNAIEADKLRYALSCTKQPWLLNRYLEYTLDPDMIRKQDATSTIVYIANNVIGQSLAWDFVRARWSYIFTEYGGGSFSFSNLINGVTERFSTEYELQQLKQFKADNSDVGFGSGTLAVDQSIERTLANMKWIAENKQNVLKWFKDATPK; encoded by the exons ATGGGGAAAGGTTTCTTCATCAGTAATACTGTTGGGATAGTTGGTCTCGTCCTGTCAGTAGCTGCCCTGTCCACTATCATagctctgtctgttgtttattCACAGGAAAaggctaaaaataataatatctcaCCAACGGATGGAGGAACAACATCCAGACCTCCAGACATCACTACAACACCTACACCATCCAATGAACCTTGGGACAAATATCGGCTGCCCAAGAGCCTGGTGCCGGACCACTATAATGTCACCCTGTGGCCGAGACTGGCTCCAAATCTGACAACTGGACTCTACATCTTTACTG GTGAGTCCAGTGTGGAGTTTGAATGTGCTGAGGAGACTGACCTGATTCTCATCCACTCCAATAAGCTGAACTACACCAAAGATAATAACGGCCACTTAGCGACGCTGACCTCAATGAGTGGAGACCCAGCCCCCACAATTAAGAATTCCTGGCCTAAACCTGAGACTCAGTACCTGGTTGTGGAACTGAACGGTAAAATGATAAAGGGCCATAGGTACAGACTTTTTACTAAGTTTACTGGAGAGCTGGCTGATGACCTGGGAGGCTTCTACAGGAGCGTGTACATGGAGAACGGAGAGAAAAA GGTTGTTGCTACAACTCAGATGCAGCCGACAGATGCCAGGAAAGCTTTCCCCTGTTTTGACGAGCCAGCTATGAAAGCAGTTTTCCACATTACACTGATCCATGATCAAGGAACTGTAGCCCTGTCCAACGGTGAAGAAAAAG AATCAAAAATCATCAATATTGAGGGCCATGAACTGCAACAGACAGTTTTTAAGCCAACTGAGAAAATGTCCACTTACCTGTTGGCGTTCATTGTCAGTGACTATGACTTTGTCAATAACACCATAGGTGGAGTTTTG ATTCGTATCTTTGCCCGGAAGTCTGCTATTGCTGCTGGTCAAGGACAGTATGCCCTTAACAAAACTGGACCTATCCTGAAGTTCTTTGAGAATTATTACAACTCCAGCTATCCTCTGCCTAAGTCTG ATCAGATAGCTTTACCAGACTTTAATGCTGGAGCCATGGAGAACTGGGGTCTGAtcacatacagagagacagcaCTGCTCTACGATGAATCATTCTCCTCCAACTCCAACAAGCAGAGGATTGCTACCATCATCGCTCATGAGCTGGCTCACATG TGGTTTGGTAATCTGGTGACCCTGCGGTGGTGGAATGACTTGTGGCTGAATGAAGGCTTTGCATCCTATGTTGAGTACCTGGGAGCACACGATGCTGAACCTGACTGGAATGTG AAAGACCTCATCGTGCTCAGTGACGTCCACAGGGTGTTTGCTGTCGATGCTCTGGCGTCCTCTCACCCTCTGTCCTCTAAAGAAGAGGATATCCAAAAACCAGCACAGATCAGTGAGCTGTTTGATGCCATTTCATACAGCAAG GGAGCATCTGTTCTAAGGATGTTGTCGGATTTCTTAACTGAAGAAGTCTTCACAAAGGGACTCCAG ACCTACCTGGCTGAATTTGCATTTGGGAATGCAAACTACACAGACCTATGGAAGCATCTGCAAATG GCTGTTGATGCTAATAAAACTGAACTTCCTGACAGTGTTCAAAATATCATGAACACCTGGGTGCTGCAGATGGGCTTTCCTGTGGTAACCATAGATACCACCACCGGTGCTGTATCTCAGAAGCACTTTCTCTTGGATCCAGACTCTAATGTCACCACAGAGTCTCCCTATAA CTATGAGTGGATTGTTCCAATTAAGTGGGTGAAGACTGGAGTCGTCCAGACACAACAATGGCTGAAGACTCAATCAG CCACAATCATTGAAATGAAGACAACAGGGAATGACTGGGTGGTAGCCAATCTTGACGTAGTGGGTTACTACAGAGTCAACTATGACCAGGACAACTGGGACAGACTCCTAAATTGTCTGAGCACAGATCATAAG CTTATTCAGGTGATCAACAGAGCTCAGTTGGTGGATGATGCCTTCAACCTGGCCAG GGCGAAGATCATACTCACAGTGCAGGCCCTCAACACTACTAAGTACCTGATCAACGAGACAGAGTATATGCCCTGGGAGTCAGCCGTGAACAACCTGGACTTCTTCTACCTCATGTTTGACCGCAGTGAAGTTTATGGTCCCATGCAG gATTATCTGAGGAGCCGGGTCCTCCCTCTGTTTAATTACTACAAAGAAATAACTAGCAGCTGGAAAACTGTACCTGATGGGCACATGGACCA gtataatcaggtgaatgcAATCAGCCTGGCTTGCAGGACAGGCTACATGGAATGTCAGGGCCTGGCCACGAGCTGGTTCAAAGAGTGGATGGACACTGAGGTCAACCC GATCCACCCCAACCTGCGTTCCACTGTGTATTGTAACGCCATTGCAGCAGGTGGTGCTGAAGAGTGGGATTTTGCCTGGGCAAAGTTTAACAATTCTAATGCTATTGAAGCTGACAAACTCCGCTATGCTCTGTCCTGCACGAAGCAACCCTGGCTGCTCAACAG GTACCTGGAGTACACTTTGGATCCAGACATGATCCGAAAGCAGGATGCCACTTCCACCATAGTCTACATTGCCAACAACGTGATTGGTCAGTCTCTGGCGTGGGACTTTGTCAGGGCTCGATGGTCATATATTTTCACAGA GTATGGTGGTGGATCATTCTCCTTCTCCAACCTCATCAACGGAGTCACCGAGCGCTTTTCCACTGAATATGAGCTTCAGCAG CTGAAACAGTTCAAGGCAGATAATAGTGACGTTGGTTTTGGCTCTGGGACACTGGCAGTGGATCAGTCCATAGAGAGAACCCTCGCCAACATGAAATGGATCGCAGAGAACAAGCAGAATGTTCTGAAATGGTTTAAGGACGCAACACCCAAATGA